A genome region from Magnolia sinica isolate HGM2019 chromosome 8, MsV1, whole genome shotgun sequence includes the following:
- the LOC131254281 gene encoding receptor-like protein 33 — MRFQLSPLFLLLFHTFIFTSPFIVSAQCHEDQKNALLQFFTNRSALPSWTSNNSDCCRWYGITCDNTTGLVISLDVSNCSISGRINSTNLARLSTLQILNLSYNYFDSSIPPNLDSLSNLTHLNLSNSGFTGQIPPAIANMRNLVSLDISTFFLGNPLTSLKLKDPSIEKLLRNLSGLTKLRLDGVNISSAVPEFLSDITNLTSLRLSSCRLHGNFPANIFQLPKLEFLDVSGNPFLNGSFPEFSRENALQTLLLTGSRFSGELPHSFGNLTRLNKLQIGGCEFSGQIPYSVKNIRGIVHLDLSSNGFNGSIPSLENLSNLTYLDLSMNNFSGTIPSLESLTQLVLLDLSWNAFSGPIPPLKSLKSVEEIVLSSNNLTGTIPNSFGDGLHKLKLLDLRSNSLNGQIPSFLFTLPSLQAVQLSQNQLDGQLNEFTNASPTLQTVDLSDNQLQGQIPHSLFDLVGLTVLDLSSNNFNGTVQLAMLQNLKNLLGLDLSGNYLSVNTHGTNHSFPQLGRLYLGSCNLTEFPEFLKNQSKMQFLDLSKNNIYREIPRWLWEIGNGYLTSLNLSHNLLMSLEQPGNLSAIKMLVILDLHSNRLQGSIPLPAPSIIVQDYSHNSFTSVILSNFNSLKYTVFFSIAGNKIVGEIPPSICNATYLQVLDLSNNNLNGSIPECLIEISNVLSILNLRNNRFTGMIPEISSVSCSLRTLDIHGNRLEGQLPRSLAKCRDLEVLDVGNNKINGPFPYHLDTPSKLRVLVLRSNRFNGSISWPHNRSFPMLQIVDLSSNHFSGNLPQDFFKSLNAMISGEKDEDQDHEIIRYGFLNLTKLYYQDTVTVTSKGLDMELVKIMTIFTSVDLSNNHFEGEVPKVIGDLKLLHILNLSRNGLTGPIPASLGNFTQLESFDLSQNNLSGEIPQQLSNLTFLSVLNLSYNQLVGSIPFANQFSTFNNDTYIGNPRLCGPPLTIKCALPLLPSTPDGVDSQSAGHVNWQLISIQLGYIAGTGAVYGPLILWKKWRRWYFKKVDMMLAYFHDRFNIF; from the coding sequence ATGAGATTCcaactctctcctctcttccttctcctttttcacaCTTTCATCTTCACCTCTCCTTTTATTGTTTCAGCTCAATGCCACGAAGATCAGAAAAATGCATTACTACAATTCTTCACCAATCGCTCGGCCCTCCCATCTTGGACATCCAACAACTCCGATTGCTGCCGCTGGTATGGCATCACGTGCGATAACACCACCGGTCTCGTGATCTCCCTCGATGTCAGCAACTGCTCCATCTCCGGCCGCATCAATTCCACCAACCTTGCCAGACTCTCTACCCTCCAAATTCTCAATCTCTCTTACAATTATTTCGATTCTTCCATCCCACCCAATCTCGATTcgctctcgaatctcacccaTCTCAACCTCTCCAATTCGGGTTTTACCGGCCAAATCCCGCCTGCGATTGCTAATATGCGTAATCTGGTCTCGCTCGATATATCTACCTTTTTTCTCGGCAACCCTCTTACTTCTCTCAAACTAAAGGATCCAAGCATCGAAAAGCTCCTTCGGAACTTGTCGGGATTGACAAAACTCCGTCTCGACGGTGTAAACATCTCTTCTGCAGTGCCCGAGTTCTTGTCGGATATTACTAATTTGACAAGTCTCCGTCTCAGTTCTTGCCGGCTGCATGGAAATTTCCCAGCAAATATATTTCAATTGCCCAAGTTGGAGTTTCTTGATGTATCAGGGAATCCATTTCTCAATGGTTCTTTCCCTGAATTTTCTCGGGAAAATGCTTTACAAACATTGTTACTCACAGGATCCAGATTTTCAGGGGAGCTTCCACATTCCTTTGGTAATCTCACGCGCTTGAACAAATTACAGATTGGTGGTTGCGAATTCTCTGGTCAAATCCCGTATTCTGTGAAGAATATTAGGGGAATTGTTCATTTGGACCTTTCATCGAATGGATTTAACGGTTCAATTCCGAGTCTGGAAAACCTTTCCAATCTCACGTATTTGGACCTTTCAATGAACAATTTCAGTGGCACGATCCCATCTCTGGAGAGTCTTACGCAGCTGGTTCTGCTAGACCTTTCATGGAATGCTTTCAGCGGTCCAATTCCACCTCTGAAATCGTTGAAGAGCGTCGAGGAGATAGTCCTTTCTTCTAATAATTTAACTGGCACAATCCCTAACTCCTTTGGAGATGGACTTCACAAGCTAAAATTGCTTGACCTACGGAGCAATTCGCTGAATGGGCAGATACCCTCATTTCTGTTTACTCTCCCATCGCTGCAGGCAGTGCAACTCAGCCAAAACCAACTCGATGGGCAGCTCAATGAGTTCACTAATGCTTCACCAACATTGCAGACGGTTGATTTGAGCGACAATCAGCTGCAAGGTCAGATTCCACATTCACTCTTCGATCTCGTGGGGCTTACGGTACTCGATCTCTCATCCAACAACTTCAATGGCACCGTGCAGCTAGCCATGCTCCAGAACCTCAAGAACCTCTTGGGCCTCGATCTTTCAGGTAATTACTTGTCAGTCAACACTCATGGGACTAATCATTCCTTTCCCCAGCTTGGGAGATTGTATTTGGGTTCTTGCAACCTAACAGAATTCCCAGAATTCTTGAAAAACCAATCGAAGATGCAGTTCCTGGACCTTTCGAAGAACAACATCTACCGAGAAATACCCAGGTGGTTGTGGGAGATTGGAAATGGGTATTTGACTTCTCTGAATCTTTCTCATAATTTGCTGATGAGTCTCGAGCAACCTGGCAATCTATCAGCGATCAAAATGTTGGTCATCCTCGACCTTCATTCCAATCGGCTACAAGGATCGATTCCGCTTCCAGCTCCATCTATCATCGTCCAGGATTACTCCCACAACAGCTTCACATCGGTCATCCTATCTAACTTCAACTCCCTCAAGTACACCGTTTTCTTTTCAATCGCAGGCAACAAGATCGTCGGTGAAATCCCTCCATCTATCTGCAATGCAACTTATCTGCAGGTCCTTGATCTGTCTAATAACAACTTGAACGGCTCAATTCCAGAATGTTTGATTGAGATTAGCAATGTACTCAGCATACTGAATCTTCGGAACAATCGCTTTACGGGCATGATACCTGAGATTTCAAGTGTGAGCTGCAGTCTAAGGACGCTAGACATACATGGAAATCGACTAGAAGGGCAGTTGCCAAGATCTTTGGCCAAATGTAGAGATCTAGAGGTTCTTGACGTTGGAAACAATAAAATAAATGGCCCTTTTCCTTACCATTTGGATACTCCATCCAAATTGCGGGTTCTTGTTTTGCGATCCAACAGATTCAATGGTTCTATTTCGTGGCCCCATAATCGGTCCTTCCCAATGCTACAAATCGTCGACCTCTCTTCCAATCATTTTTCAGGTAATTTACCTCAGGACTTCTTCAAAAGTTTGAATGCAATGATATCTGGGGAGAAGGATGAAGACCAGGATCATGAGATCATCAGATATGGATTCCTGAATCTAACCAAGCTGTACTACCAGGACACAGTGACGGTCACAAGCAAAGGGCTAGATATGGAACTCGTAAAGATCATGACCATCTTTACATCCGTAGATCTTTCCAACAACCATTTTGAAGGCGAGGTTCCAAAGGTGATAGGAGATCTCAAGTTGCTCCACATTCTTAACCTGTCACGCAATGGGCTTACCGGCCCAATTCCAGCGTCGCTTGGGAACTTTACTCAGCTTGAGTCATTTGATCTCTCTCAAAACAATCTTTCAGGAGAGATTCCTCAGCAACTGTCAAACCTGACATTTCTCTCAGTGTTGAATCTCTCCTATAACCAACTTGTCGGAAGCATACCATTTGCCAATCAATTCTCAACATTTAACAATGATACCTACATTGGAAACCCAAGATTATGCGGGCCACCACTGACAATAAAATGTGCGCTGCCACTGCTACCATCTACTCCCGACGGTGTGGATTCGCAATCAGCAGGACACGTCAATTGGCAGCTCATATCAATACAATTGGGTTACATTGCAGGAACTGGAGCTGTCTATGGACCACTTATTTTATGGAAGAAATGGAGAAGGTGGTACTTCAAAAAAGTGGACATGATGCTGGCATATTTCCATGACAGGTTCAACATTTTCTAA